One segment of Drosophila ananassae strain 14024-0371.13 chromosome 3R, ASM1763931v2, whole genome shotgun sequence DNA contains the following:
- the LOC116656051 gene encoding beta-galactosidase-like, producing the protein MSGCFRSNRKLTMAVSACVIIAVMALTVGLCVGLGSSDEVREDQPRFTIDHEANSFMLDGEPFRYVSGSFHYFRAVPEAWRSRLRTMRASGLNALDTYVEWSLHNPHEDEYNWEGIADVVKFLEIAQEEDFYIILRPGPYICAERDNGGLPHWLFKKYPSIKMRTNDPDYIAEVGKWYAQLMPRLQHLLVGNGGKIIMVQVENEYGDYACDHDYLNWLRDETEKYVSGKALLFTVDIPNEKMSCGKIDNVFATTDFGIDRINEIDEIWKMLRVQQPTGPLVNSEFYPGWLTHWQEQNQRRDGQVVADALKTILSYNASVNLYMFFGGTNFGFTAGANYDLDGGIGYAADITSYDYDAVMDEAGGVTSKYDKVKAVIGEFLELPEITLNPAKRIAYGKVEVTPALALLSAEGRAALSKGDPVESVKPKTFEELDQYSGLVLYETELPTMDLDPALLKVDQIHDRAHVFVDQELVGTLSREARIYSLPLSKGWGNTLQLLVENQGRINFYISNDTKGIFGDVSLQLHNGGYLPLENWRSTAFPLDQASVELWRRERSVQKDLDSFLARQRILRNGPLVYTGTFTVGEVGDTYLNMAGWGKGVAYVNGFNLGRYWPVAGPQVTLYVPNELLKVGENSVVILEYQRANKTTNGADLPAVQFDAVAQLDGQCGDVTLK; encoded by the exons ATGAGCGGTTGTTTTCGCTCCAATCGTAAACTGACAATGGCCGTGAGTGCTTGTGTGATCATCGCCGTGATGGCCCTCACCGTCGGCCTATGTGTGGGCCTGGGCAGTAGCGACGAAGTACGCGAG GACCAGCCCAGGTTCACCATCGACCATGAGGCCAACAGCTTCATGCTGGACGGAGAGCCTTTTCGCTATGTCTCTGGATCATTCCACTATTTCCGGGCGGTGCCAGAGGCCTGGCGAAGTCGATTGCGAACCATGCGAGCATCCGGTCTCAATGCACTTGATAC CTATGTGGAATGGTCTCTTCACAATCCCCACGAGGACGAGTACAACTGGGAGGGTATTGCTGATGTGGTGAAGTTTCTGGAGATTGCCCAGGAGGAAGACTTCTACATTATCCTACGCCCAGGACCATATATATGTGCCGAAAGAGATAAC GGAGGCCTTCCCCACTGGCTCTTTAAGAAGTACCCCTCTATTAAAATGCGAACCAACGATCCCGACTATATAGCCGAGGTGGGTAAGTGGTATGCCCAACTAATGCCACGGCTCCAGCACTTGTTGGTCGGCAACGGAGGCAAAATAATCATGGTCCAAGTGGAGAACGAGTACGGAGACTATGCCTGTGACCACGACTACTTGAACTGGCTGCGTGACGAGACTGAGAAGTACGTGTCTGGCAAAGCCCTACTGTTCACGGTGGACATCCCCAACGAGAAAATGAGCTGTGGAAAAATAGATAACGTGTTCGCCACCACGGACTTTGGTATCGATCGCA TTAATGAAATTGACGAAATATGGAAAATGCTGCGAGTCCAACAACCCACTGGCCCGTTGGTTAACTCTGAGTTCTACCCTGGTTGGCTTACCCATTGGCAGGAGCAGAACCAAAGGCGAGATGGCCAGGTGGTAGCTGATGCATTGAA AACCATTCTCAGCTATAATGCGAGCGTAAACTTATACATGTTCTTCGGTGGAACCAACTTTGGATTCACTGCCGGAGCCAACTACGACTTGGACGGAGGGATTGGTTATGCAGCGGATATCACCAGCTATGACTACGATGCAGTGATGGATGAAGCCGGTGGGGTTACCTCCAAATACGACAAAGTCAAGGCTGTGATTGGTGAGTTCCTGGAGTTGCCCGAGATCACGTTGAATCCTGCCAAGCGTATAGCGTACGGGAAAGTGGAAGTAACACCCGCACTGGCCCTGCTCTCTGCAGAAGGAAGAGCTGCCCTCTCAAAGGGCGATCCTGTGGAGTCGGTCAAGCCCAAAACATTCGAGGAATTGGACCAATACTCGGGACTGGTGCTGTACGAAACAGAGCTTCCTACCATGGACCTGGACCCGGCCCTCCTCAAGGTGGATCAGATCCATGACCGCGCACACGTCTTCGTCGACCAGGAACTGGTGGGCACCCTATCCCGCGAGGCCCGGATCTACTCGCTGCCACTTAGTAAAGGCTGGGGCAACACTCTGCAGCTGCTAGTGGAAAACCAGGGTCGGATTAATTTCTACATTTCCAATGACACAAAGGGTATTTTCGGCGACGTGAGCCTGCAGCTACACAATGGTGGCTACCTACCGCTAGAGAACTGGAGAAGTACTGCCTTTCCGCTGGACCAAGCCTCTGTCGAACTCTGGCGACGAGAGCGTAGTGTCCAAAAAGACCTGGACTCGTTCCTGGCCAGACAACGCATCCTGCGCAATGGACCCCTCGTGTATACAGGCACCTTCACGGTGGGGGAAGTGGGCGACACCTACCTGAACATGGCCGGATGGGGCAAGGGAGTGGCCTATGTAAACGGCTTCAATCTGGGGCGCTACtggcctgtagccggtccccAGGTTACCTTGTATGTGCCGAACGAACTCCTCAAGGTGGGAGAGAACTCTGTTGTTATCCTGGAGTACCAGCGGGCTAATAAGACGACAAACGGCGCCGATCTGCCCGCCGTGCAGTTCGATGCAGTGGCTCAACTGGATGGACAGTGCGGCGACGTCACTCTCAAATAA